GATTTTTCTTTTTGCGTTGTGCAGTAGCGTCATTCGCCACTATTAAAATCAGCCCCAGGCAAAGCATCAATGCATTCCTTAAGGTGTTTTTATAATTTTCCTTCATTAAAATAATTATTTTATACAAACATAATGTGTGGTGTTAGCAGCACACACAGGTGTCAAATTTACGAAAAGGTTTGTCTTGGTTTTTCCGATAACAACTTTTTAACATGGGCAATTTTTTAGAAACTGATATGTATGGTGTGACTAGGTATTGACGCTAAGTGATCTGGAAAAAATAAGCTGTGCCAATTCAAGAAAATACATTGTTCTCAGACGATTCAAAAAAAACGGTACATAGCCGAAGCTATGGGGCTTTTTTTTTGAGAAGAATGAGGGCAATAGATACACTTTAATGGCTCAAATTATTTATGAAAGATCACTAAACACTTGTTTAGCGAGGGTAGAGGTTGGGTTGTTTGATATGCCAGTATATATTGGCAACCCAAGATTTTTTGAGCCATTTTAATCGTCAAACAATAAACCATATATTTGCCCCAATTCACCAAAAATATTTTAATGGAAAATCCTTTATACAAAATGTTTGAGAGCCAGGTAGGGAATGTACTTGACCAAAACGCTCCACCGTTTACTCAATGGCTAAAGCCTGCCTTACTTTCGGTAAAACCAGGTAGTTTTGAAATGGAAATAACCGTGCGCAAAGAAATGACCAATCCTTTGGGGTTGTTACATGGAGGTGTACAAGCGGCCATTCTTGACGAAATTATTGGAATGACCGTAGCAGCACTTGACAAACCCAGTCCGGCAGTATCTATCAACCTGGCAGTAGACTTTATAGGCAAAGCCAAGTTGGGAGATAAAATTATTGCCCGATCGGACGTAGTAAGGCAAGGGCGGCAGGTAATCAATGTAACTGGAGAGTTGCATAATGCCGAAGGTAAACTCATTGCCAGAGCCATGTCTAATATGTTGCAAATAGGCAAAAAGTAATGCTTAAACGATCAAGTAAAGGGTATGCTACATCCTTGATGAAATACCCTTACTTTTACTGTATTTCATTCTAAACTGGTACTTATCATGAAACATCTATTTCAAAGTTATCCAAAAATCCCTGAAAGTTTTGATGCATTTCAGTTGAGCGAAGCCGACTATCGGTTGTTTAAAAAAACAGACTGGGTAGTGACTGAAAAAATACACGGCGCCAACTTTTGTGTATTGAGCAATGGCGAAGAAACCCAATTTGCCAAACGCAAAGCAGTGCTCGATGAAGAGGAGAATTTTTTTGGTTACCACTCTCTCCGTAACCATTTGACAGCGCAGGTGGCACAAGTTTTTGCAGAACTCAAGAGGCAACACGCCGATACTGTAGCGGTAGCAGTATATGGGGAGCTGTTTGGCGGAGCTTACCCTCATCCAGATGTTACGGCGGTAACAGGTGTACAGGCCATTCAAACAGGTATATATTATTGCCCTGAGGTACGTTTTTGGGTGTTCGACCTGGTGCGCATTACCGATACTTCTTCTTATTTTGTAGACTTTGATAACATGAGAGAAACCTGTGATACAGTGGGGTTACCTTATGTGCCTGCGCTGTTGGTGGGTACTTTTAGCGAAGTTCAAAATTATGCTATAGAGTTTGAGAGCACCATTGCGGGGCTGTTGGGTTTGCCTGCTTTGCCTACGCCCAACCTTGCTGAAGGTGTGGTAATAAAACCCGCTACTTCGTTGTTGATGGATACTGCCAAAGGCTGGGTACGCCCAGTGATTAAAAAGAAAATAGAAAAATTTGGCGAAGATATTCGCTACCAACAAGCCAAAAAATGGGCAGGAAAAGCGGGCGAAAGTACTGTATTAGGCGAGCTAATGCAAGCTGTACACCAATTGGTAAATAAAAACCGCCTACAAAATGTTTGTTCTAAAATAGGAATAGTGAACCTGGCAGATGCTGCGCAAAAAGAGCAAGTAAGGGCAGATATGGAGGCAGATGTATGGGAAGCATTTTGGGAACAATACAGTGACAGGTATTTTCAGATAACCTCCGAAGAGCAAGCCCAGGTAAACGCTGAGGTTACCCAGGCAATTGAACAGTTGCTTTAGTGAGGAATGAGCGATGTATTGAGCAGGATTTTTCTATACGCTTAACCTTTTGCCTCACAACGCAGCTTTACGTTGTGAGAGATACCATGGTATAAGAAAACCCTTTATGCCCTGAGTACATTGAGGCTTTGGTGCTCAGGTACAAATTTATTGTTTCTTCTTACCTGTTTAAATAGGTGTTCTTTGAGTTTGTCAAACTGCTCAATGGCAAAAGGTACAATCAATGCATTACGTTCTTGCTTGTCTTTGCCTTTGGTTTTGAGCACCAGTCCAAAATCCTCGGTACCTATAGTAGTGATCTCAGAAAACCTGACGGCTTCTATTGTTCCTTGGTCATATACTCCCGAAATATACTCTTCATCTACCTCCAGCACGGTGTGCATCAGTTTTTGCAACTTTGTGTGTTTTTGGTAGTTTTTTGCTCCGTGTATTAGTATCCCCAATGAGCCCATAAAAACGACAGAGGATAAGCATACCAGTAAAAGTATGGCAGACTTATCTAACATAAAAGGCAAGGTGAGCAACATGCCACTTATACCTAAAACCAAAGGGGTAATACTAGGCGCTTTATGTTTAATTATTTGGTCAAGTTGGGGCTTCAGATGAGGTGCAATCACCAGGGTAGAGGCAAAAGAACGGCTACGTTTGATTATCCTGGCTTGTTGTATAACGGCGTGTTGTCGGGTAACACTTGCCTGTTGTTTGAGCAGGTCATAGTGTTGCCAAAACTGCCTTTCTGTGCTGTCTGTATATGTTTGCCATAGTTCAAGTGTTTGTTGGTCTAAATCGTTCATCATGTAAAGTTGAATTTAGCTAATATTATACACACAGGTTGTTGAGGAAACCATGGGTGTTGATCAGATGTGTAGAGAATAGTTGTTGATTTATAAATTACAAATTTTCATTGGCAAAAACCAGTAGAAAGCTAAAAAAATAATGGTGACTCAATGAGGCATTTTCGGTAAGTAGCAGTGTGTGAGTAGGAGCTTTTTTGTTGAAAAAATAATTAATTATAACATATGTAATAGTTCTTGATTGTCTAATAAATATGAGGAAAAACAAAAGAAACTTAGCATAAAAAGAAACTTTTGCAATATGAAAAAGGTATTTAAACTAAGTAATATAAAAACATTGTGTGCGAAAAACGGTTAAATATTACAGTTATCGCGATTATGTTACATATCTACAAAAAATAAAGTTTTTCCGAACAACCAGACTGAGTGTATTTATACACTCTACTTAAATTATGCAAAATCTGATTATTTACCCTCAAAAAGATACTCCTTTTGTATCTTTCAATGCAACAAATCATACACTCGAAATATCTGGTGAATCATACCACGAGCATCACGAAGAATTTTACAGAAGAGTACTTGATTGGCTACAACAGTATGTTGAAGAAGTACAAAATGATGTTACATTCATTTTTCGTATGACTTACTTTAACACCCGCACTCGTTTTGCATTCCTTGAAATACTTCAAACCTTAGAGCGACTTCATGCCAATAAAGGATTACTGAAACAAGTAATATGGTATTATGACGATGACGAAC
This portion of the Microscilla marina ATCC 23134 genome encodes:
- a CDS encoding PaaI family thioesterase: MENPLYKMFESQVGNVLDQNAPPFTQWLKPALLSVKPGSFEMEITVRKEMTNPLGLLHGGVQAAILDEIIGMTVAALDKPSPAVSINLAVDFIGKAKLGDKIIARSDVVRQGRQVINVTGELHNAEGKLIARAMSNMLQIGKK
- a CDS encoding DUF1987 domain-containing protein; this encodes MQNLIIYPQKDTPFVSFNATNHTLEISGESYHEHHEEFYRRVLDWLQQYVEEVQNDVTFIFRMTYFNTRTRFAFLEILQTLERLHANKGLLKQVIWYYDDDELEESGEFYQDQFIQLPFVLFEYPRGVHSFGLNS
- a CDS encoding RNA ligase family protein, with the translated sequence MKHLFQSYPKIPESFDAFQLSEADYRLFKKTDWVVTEKIHGANFCVLSNGEETQFAKRKAVLDEEENFFGYHSLRNHLTAQVAQVFAELKRQHADTVAVAVYGELFGGAYPHPDVTAVTGVQAIQTGIYYCPEVRFWVFDLVRITDTSSYFVDFDNMRETCDTVGLPYVPALLVGTFSEVQNYAIEFESTIAGLLGLPALPTPNLAEGVVIKPATSLLMDTAKGWVRPVIKKKIEKFGEDIRYQQAKKWAGKAGESTVLGELMQAVHQLVNKNRLQNVCSKIGIVNLADAAQKEQVRADMEADVWEAFWEQYSDRYFQITSEEQAQVNAEVTQAIEQLL